A genomic window from Yarrowia lipolytica chromosome 1D, complete sequence includes:
- a CDS encoding uncharacterized protein (Compare to YALI0D23243g, weakly similar to uniprot|Q9DBZ5 Mus musculus Eukaryotic translation initiation factor 3 subunit 11 (eIF- 3 p25) (eIF3k)) has protein sequence MDTLSKKPEQRPEEITAILSSLDRYNPEKISILQEYATTQCADQHSDIEANLALLKLLQFQQQPNPNKEDIICNILSMALANFLTSDFTTALHVLPSYVLDSPAADTLAESIQKLFHLYTLLDGCRFPEFWAVYERDDAHADITADVADFENLVRISITRAVDISSQAIHKDVFRSWLNLSDNKFADYVKELGWKVEGETVVVPPNKENEAKPATTTESIKIEQISRLLKRTNE, from the coding sequence ATGGACACCCTGAGCAAAAAGCCCGAACAGCGGCCCGAGGAGATTACGGCCATTCTGTCGTCTCTGGACCGATACAATCCCGAAAAGATCTCGATTCTGCAGGAATACGCTACCACCCAGTGTGCCGATCAGCATTCCGACATCGAGGCCAACCTGGCGcttctcaagctgctccagttccagcagcagcccaaccccaacaaggaggacatCATCTGCAACATTCTGTCCATGGCCCTGGCCAACTTCCTGACCTCCGACTTCACTACAGCTCTGCATGTTCTGCCCAGCTACGTGCTTGACAGCCCAGCTGCCGACACTCTGGCCGAGTCTATCCAGAAGCTCTTCCACCTGTACACTCTTCTGGACGGCTGCCGATTCCCGGAGTTCTGGGCCGTCTACGAGCGAGACGATGCTCATGCTGACATTACCGCTGACGTTGCTGACTTTGAGAACCTGGTTCGAATCTCCATCACTCGAGCCGTCGACATTTCGTCCCAGGCCATTCACAAGGATGTGTTCCGATCGTGGCTCAATCTGTCTGACAACAAGTTTGCCGACTATGTCAAGGAGCTCGGATGGAAGGTTGAGGGCGAGACCGTGGTGGTGCCTcccaacaaggagaacgagGCCAAGCCTGCTACCACTACTGAGAGTATCAAGATTGAGCAGATTTCCAGACTGTTGAAGCGAACCAACGAGTAA
- a CDS encoding uncharacterized protein (Compare to YALI0D23265g, similar to Saccharomyces cerevisiae YOR291W; ancestral locus Anc_8.758, similar to uniprot|Q12697 Saccharomyces cerevisiae YOR291w similarity to cation translocating ATPases P16.2. f2.2), producing the protein MGKKNSSRVKKRARAKAAARSHRAENEGIESDSSQPQTAVSNGISSDTDVSEVAQSPVRGRRRGDSIASMSSTMSSSRYDYLAHPTDSGEIYSGPPSDAFPTSYSSYQHLNRRRSMSRSLSRSRGSLGDDSRRPSMSLSHRASNEVLQSPQFRPRAESTASFRFFDRDELELAEGSSTMEDEMPQESDEVAVEEVDDYHGGYRPSGRFRESLSLSRDDVYRRGSTFSTDDNTPLMRRESRDSYERPRRESGRSDDGGSYTFGLHDETPTGPPFPDATNTVQRFYIAEEDLLIGIAGYKTNRLKSVFFFLLYVATGGILFLIMRWFPRWRISCLGDPAPLGDCDWVVIENQWGEMEICDVHQARYNRALSTVFTLKPENAELATIHSGEEVESSSFMENDPDPILPVLRSISYRYITFIYDPIEDIFRTNAGWTDPDWREMSIVKEGLSYDSFEDRVLAFGHNVLDIKEKSIQQLLVDEVLHPFYIFQVFSMILWAADTYYYYATCIFIISVISITNTLVETKSTMRRLSQMSRFICEVRVLRNGFWTTVDSSQLVPGDVYEISDPAMTLFPCDSVLLSGDCIVNESMLTGESVPVTKIPITSEGLVHLSQGSLIGSNVSPDIVRNFLFSGTRVIRVRRPQGGDSEDGPALAVVVRTGFSTTKGALVRSMMFPKPTGFKFYRDSFKYIGVMSGIACIGFIISTIDFIKMQLPTHLIVFRALDLITIVVPPALPATLTIGTNIALARLKKKQIYCIAPTRVNVGGKIDICCFDKTGTLTEDGLDIMGVTLAESNAGRRLFSDLHATTDDLFPHKSLKGNQAALDMLLTLATCHSLRAVDGELVGDPLDYKMFSFCNWSFEEEGFKFGEEVGSQTSNERMDNFAVAETISPSIVRPPPGRFSETGSDSEFGIIRSFEFVSQLRRMSVMVKTMHSRDVSVFVKGAPEVLPDICRPESFPSNYHELLHHYTHKGYRVIACATKTYSKLMWHKAQKLSREEVESQLDFLGFIVFENKLKPTTAGVIRQLENQAKIRTVMCTGDNVLTAISVARECEMVPSHEVQVFVPSFEESPEHETGLAIRWESVDNNNLTLNSATLRPLNPRVVPNYCLAVTGEVFRYLIDFGSDDILHQMLMRGKIYARMSPDEKHELVEKLQALDYTTCFCGDGANDCGALKAADVGISLSEAEASVAAPFTSRVFEISCVVDVIKEGRAALVTSFSCFKYMSLYSAIQFVTVGILYSSGSNLGDFQFLWIDMFLILPIAIFMAWSKPYHKLAPKRPNANLVSRKVLIPLIGEIAVLATAQFIVWSLVKKEPWHIAPIPGAEDADVASSDNTALFFVSCFEYILIAVALSVGPPYREDVYKNVPFVLCVIFLLGATAMLMSIQNMDSGLGKLMQLTAMPADFKLGIVAIGFVTFAVSWICESYVFTLLVRFSRALQKATGLGHKQYKNKMYKNINLGGV; encoded by the coding sequence ATGGGCAAGAAGAACTCGTCGCGGGTGAAAAAACGAGCGAGagccaaggctgctgcgCGCTCACATCGGGCGGAAAACGAGGGGATCGAATCGGATTCTTCCCAGCCCCAGACCGCCGTCTCCAACGGAATCAGCTCCGACACGGATGTTTCAGAAGTTGCCCAAAGCCCTGTCCGGGGCCGAAGACGCGGAGACTCGATAGCGTCCATGTCTTCGACcatgtcttcttctcgctACGACTATTTGGCTCATCCGACGGACTCGGGCGAGATATATTCAGGCCCTCCTAGTGATGCGTTTCCCACGTCATATTCGTCATATCAGCACCTGAACCGACGGCGATCCATGTCACGGTCTCTGAGCCGTTCACGTGGGTCCCTTGGAGACGATTCGCGGCGTCCGTCCATGTCTCTATCTCATAGAGCGTCCAATGAGGTGCTTCAATCGCCGCAGTTTCGACCTCGGGCTGAATCAACCGCTTCTTTTCGATTTTTCGACAGAGACGAGCTGGAATTGGCCGAGGGATCGTCGAccatggaggacgagatgCCCCAGGAGTCGGACGAGGTGGCTGTTGAAGAGGTAGACGACTACCATGGAGGATACAGACCCAGTGGCCGGTTCAGAGAAAGCCTATCATTGAGCCGGGACGACGTGTATAGAAGAGGATCTACATTCTCGACCGACGATAACACACCACTGATGAGACGCGAGTCGCGAGACTCGTATGAACGGCCCCGACGAGAGAGTGGTCGTTCAGACGATGGAGGATCGTACACTTTTGGTCTTCATGACGAGACTCCTACTGGCCCACCCTTTCCTGATGCCACAAACACCGTCCAACGGTTCTACATTGCTGAAGAGGATTTGTTGATTGGTATTGCTGGATACAAGACAAACCGGCTCAAgtctgtcttcttcttcttgctgTATGTGGCTACAGGAGGAATTCTGTTTCTGATAATGCGATGGTTCCCTCGATGGAGAATCTCGTGTCTTGGAGACCCTGCTCCTCTGGGAGACTGTGATTGGGTGGTTATTGAGAATCAGTGGGGAGAAATGGAGATTTGTGATGTTCATCAGGCACGATACAACCGAGCCTTGTCTACTGTCTTCACCCTCAAGCCTGAGAATGCCGAGTTGGCGACTATTCACTCTGgtgaggaggttgagagcTCTTCCTTTATGGAAAACGACCCCGATCCCATTCTGCCTGTTCTCCGGTCTATTTCCTACAGATACATTACGTTCATTTACGACCCGATTGAGGACATTTTCCGAACCAACGCCGGTTGGACTGATCCAGATTGGCGGGAAATGTCCATTGTCAAAGAAGGTCTTTCTTATGACTCATTTGAAGACCGAGTTTTGGCGTTTGGCCACAATGTCCTTGATATCAAGGAAAAGAGTATCCAACAGCTGCTAGTGGACGAGGTATTGCATCCGTTTTACATCTTCCAGGTCTTCTCCATGATTCTGTGGGCTGCGGACACCTACTACTATTATGCCACGTGTATCTTCATCATTTCAGTCAtttccatcaccaacactCTGGTGGAGACGAAGAGCACCATGCGACGTCTTTCACAAATGTCGCGCTTCATCTGCGAGGTGCGAGTGCTCCGAAATGGCTTCTGGACTACCGTTGACTCGTCCCAACTGGTCCCTGGAGACGTCTACGAGATTTCTGACCCAGCTATGACTCTCTTCCCCTGTGACTCCGTCTTGTTGTCTGGAGACTGTATCGTCAACGAAAGTATGCTGACCGGTGAGTCTGTTCCCGTAACAAAGATCCCCATCACGTCCGAGGGTCTCGTCCACCTGTCTCAGGGCTCTCTGATCGGCTCCAATGTGTCTCCTGACATTGTCCGGAACTTTTTGTTCTCTGGAACTCGAGTAATTCGAGTGCGacgacctcaaggaggcgACTCCGAAGACGGACCTGCTCTTGCTGTAGTTGTTCGAACCGGTTTCTCTACTACTAAGGGAGCGCTGGTGCGATCCATGATGTTCCCCAAACCCACCGGTTTCAAGTTCTACCGAGATTCGTTCAAGTACATTGGAGTCATGAGCGGAATTGCCTGTATTGGATTCATCATTTCCACTATTGACTTCATCAAGATGCAGCTTCCTACTCATTTGATTGTCTTCCGAGCCCTCGATCTCATCACTATCGTTGTCCCTCCTGCTCTGCCTGCTACTCTCACTATTGGTACCAACATTGCTCTGGCTCGGCTTAAGAAGAAGCAAATCTACTGTATTGCCCCTACTCGAGTCAATGTCGGTGGTAAGATCGATATCTGTTGCTTTGACAAGACTGGAACTCTCACTGAAGACGGTCTGGACATTATGGGAGTCACCTTGGCCGAATCCAACGCTGGAAGACGTCTTTTCAGCGACCTGCATGCCACTACCGACGATCTGTTCCCCCACAAGTCTCTCAAGGGTAACCAAGCTGCGTTGGACATGCTTCTGACACTGGCAACTTGCCATTCTCTTCGAGCTGTCGACGGAGAGCTGGTTGGAGACCCTCTGGACTACAAAATGTTCTCCTTCTGCAACTGGTCGTTCGAAGAAGAGGGATTCAAGTTTGGCGAGGAAGTCGGCTCGCAAACGTCCAACGAGCGAATGGACAACTTTGCAGTGGCTGAAACCATCTCCCCTTCGATTGTGCGACCTCCTCCCGGCAGATTCTCCGAGACTGGCTCGGACTCCGAGTTTGGAATCATCCGATCGTTCGAGTTTGTGTCTCAGCTGAGAAGAATGTCAGTCATGGTAAAAACTATGCACTCGCGAgacgtgtctgtgtttgtcaAGGGTGCTCCAGAGGTTCTTCCGGATATTTGTCGACCCGAGTCCTTCCCTTCAAACTACCacgagctcctccatcacTACACCCACAAGGGCTACCGAGTGATTGCATGTGCCACCAAGACGTATTCCAAGCTCATGTGGCACAAGGCTCAGAAGCTGTCTCGTGAGGAGGTCGAGTCTCAGCTTGATTTCCTCGGTTTCATTGTCTTTGAAAACAAGCTGAAACCGACCACTGCTGGCGTCATTCGACAGCTCGAAAACCAGGCCAAGATTAGAACCGTCATGTGCACCGGAGACAATGTGCTGACAGCTATTTCTGTCGCTCGAGAGTGTGAGATGGTTCCTTCTCACGAAGTTCAGGTCTTTGTCCCCTCATTTGAAGAGTCTCCGGAGCACGAAACTGGTCTGGCTATCAGATGGGAGTCGGTCGACAACAATAACCTCACTCTCAACTCGGCCACGTTGCGTCCCCTGAACCCCAGGGTCGTGCCAAACTACTGTCTGGCAGTCACTGGAGAGGTGTTCCGGTACCTGATTGACTTTGGCTCTGACGATATTCTTCACCAGATGCTTATGCGAGGAAAGATCTACGCTCGAATGTCTCCCGACGAGAAACACGAGCTGGTGGAAAAACTGCAGGCTCTGGATTACACAACTTGTTTCTGCGGAGATGGAGCCAACGACTGTGGAGCCCTTAAGGCGGCCGATGTCGGTATTTCTCTGTCTGAAGCCGAAGCCTCAGTTGCTGCTCCATTTACTTCTCGTGTGTTTGAAATATCTTGTGTGGTGGACGTTATCAAGGAGGGACGAGCTGCTCTGGTTACATCCTTCTCTTGCTTCAAGTATATGTCTCTGTACTCTGCCATTCAGTTTGTTACCGTTGGTATTCTCTACTCGTCCGGATCCAACCTTGGTGACTTCCAGTTTCTGTGGATCGACATGTTCCTCATCCTGCCCATCGCCATTTTCATGGCCTGGTCCAAGCCCTACCACAAGCTTGCCCCCAAACGGCCCAATGCCAACCTCGTGTCTCGAAAGGTTCTCATTCCGCTTATTGGTGAGATTGCAGTGCTGGCAACGGCCCAGTTCATTGTCTGGAGtctggtcaagaaggagcccTGGCACATTGCTCCCATTCCTGGAGCCGAGGACGCTGATGTAGCTTCGTCAGATAACACGGCTCTGTTCTTTGTGTCGTGTTTCGAGTACATCCTGATTGCTGTGGCTCTGTCTGTCGGTCCTCCTTACAGAGAAGACGTGTACAAGAACGTTCCATTTGTTCTATGTGTTATTTTCCTGCTGGGAGCCACCGCTATGCTCATGAGCATCCAGAACATGGACTCTGGTCTGGGCAAGTTGATGCAGCTCACAGCCATGCCTGCAGACTTCAAGCTGGGCATCGTGGCCATTGGTTTTGTGACGTTTGCCGTTTCGTGGATCTGCGAGTCCTATGTGTTTACACTCCTGGTCCGGTTCTCGAGAGCCCTTCAGAAGGCTACAGGTCTTGGTCACAagcagtacaagaacaagatgtacaagaacattAACCTGGGAGGAGTTTAG
- a CDS encoding uncharacterized protein (Compare to YALI0D23287g, similar to Saccharomyces cerevisiae SNF2 (YOR290C); ancestral locus Anc_8.753, similar to uniprot|P22082 Saccharomyces cerevisiae YOR290C Transcription regulatory protein SNF2 (SWI/SNF complex component SNF2)) codes for MQSDMGMGPQGFMDGMMDSGMGQMDAQSDLATPSPSFGNRQGPGTPMMDMAVQPPRNMEDMNRIYARYKELQTRLGANASSSQEFVELSKILKAYSQRQHMFRQQQQQQQQQQHRMKAMGQPQQMQQGTPQGNMTPQMGTPQFPSPGQPQQPQQQRKPSSAGMYQNSNSSMQSMNGSPVPPHNQPGVVGAQGMPRQSPTPHLEPQQQNSPYTPDMLMQMKNQLMAYRQLSKGAVIPPQVLQALFRPTGQPPQMTQPQQQPPQQQQQPQMTQQQQQQPPMQQPSMGQPPMAQQMQSPAGIPQSPMFQNANRSQSPAVSSDTNSPGMGKRRTPSQTGLRRSSKQEIDGVTPIAAPAVPPPPPAAPETISGYKDPCLLLEGTFSFDDITTPAFLDKRRTFIPSIMPRGMDAEVIKDLYEEQVNKQISDRITELKEGDLDVPELDEEVDEESADSTGSDDTTALDNAIELKSLQLIDHQKAWRGDLLADTFYFNSVGLDPYNKIYFTRMKKTSLQEAFMTEQFGTQQLMERQRHEVRVRSEQLIHICKHAQDTINASRSRRLRQARVAKACQNYHVFTEREEQKRMERNAKQRLQALRANDEEAYIKLLDQTKDTRITDLLRQTNTFLDSLAQAVKDQQKSNNSNGNHVDFGPQQDMDDEDPDNQKKADYYAVAHRIQEPVSKQPDMLVGGQLKEYQIKGLQWMLSLFNNNLNGILADEMGLGKTIQTISLIAYLIETKKIPGPYLVIVPLSTLTNWTLEFEKWAPAIKKLVYKGPPMARKAQQNAIRAGDFQVLLTTYEYIIKDRPVLSRIKWVHMIIDEGHRMKNAQSKLSSTLTQYYHTRYRLILTGTPLQNSLPELWALLNFVLPKIFNSVKSFDEWFNTPFASTGGQDKMDLSEEETLLIIKRLHKVLRPFLLRRLKKDVAKDLPDKVEKVLKCKMSALQSKLYQQMIKHNVLFIGEGVQGATKTGLKGLNNQVMQLRKICNHPFVFEEVEDLVNPNRLTNDNLWRTAGKFELLDRILPKFKAAGHRILMFFQMTQIMDIMEDFMRLKGWQYLRLDGGTKSEDRSGLLGKFNAPDSPYFAFLLSTRAGGLGLNLQTADTVIIYDTDWNPHQDLQAQDRAHRIGQTKEVRILRLITEDSVEENILERAHKKLDIDGKVIQAGKFDNKSTAEEQEAFLRGLLEREEKQKEKGDDDVDDEELNEILARNDEERILFAQLDAERHATSQYGKGKIERLFTEEELPEAYKRDIKLAVEPINTDQFGRGARERKVLHYDDGLTEEQWLEAIDNDVDMDETIAKKRADNKRRQAKKSGAAAAAATASPLDELEDLDSPGVKRKRSRKQTKDPMMQVEDEQPKKKARGRGRPKDTLTPEARKALLGIMKTLYNHVLNVEDSTGRARINLFLELPSKTDYPDYYILIKQPISCAQISKRIQSSYYQSLDQFLEEFALMFANAKQYNEEGSFVYEDAVALHNALLDKASTMEGVESTRALKEEGQTQSGTQSGPSSASGQSGQSSGQSQQVSQPQIPQQVSQVAQQVPAPAPTPQVVSQAVQQPPPQAVQPVQAQPAAPSQAMHLPPMDMMNLHNGHGQQQPQQPAAPAPGMHLGDMNSPGFDSRFDLHHELGGGIQEDMHLDEFTDNYLGDFTTMGGSFGVGDDYKHE; via the exons ATGCAAAGCGACATGGGCATGGGTCCCCAGGGATTCATGGACGGAATGATGGACTCGGGCATGGGCCAGATGGACGCGCAGAGCGATCTGGCTACGCCATCGCCTAGCTTTGGCAACAGGCAGGGTCCGGGAACTCCGATGATGGATATGGCGGTGCAGCCGCCGCGAAATATGGAGGATATGAACAGGATTTATGCG CGCTACAAAGAACTCCAGACCCGTCTCGGAGCCAACGCCAGCTCTTCCCAAGAGTTCGTCGAGCTCTCCAAAATTCTCAAAGCGTACTCGCAACGCCAGCATATGTTccgccagcagcaacagcagcagcaacagcagcagcaccggATGAAGGCCATGGGCCAGCCGcagcagatgcagcaggGCACACCCCAGGGCAACATGACGCCCCAGATGGGCACTCCTCAATTCCCCTCGCCTGGCCAACCCCAGCAgccccagcaacagcgCAAACCCTCCTCTGCAGGCATGTACCAGAactccaacagcagcatgcaGAGTATGAACGGCTCTCCCGTTCCGCCCCACAATCAGCCCGGTGTCGTGGGTGCCCAGGGCATGCCCCGGCAGTCGCCCACACCCCACCTGGagccacagcaacagaacTCACCATACACACCTGACATGCTCATGCAGATGAAGAACCAGCTCATGGCGTACCGACAGCTGAGCAAGGGTGCTGTCATTCCCCCTCAGGTGCTTCAGGCGCTGTTCAGACCCACTGGCCAGCCTCCTCAGATGACtcagccccagcagcagcctccgcagcagcagcagcaacctcaGATGActcagcaacaacaacagcagcccCCGATGCAGCAGCCTTCCATGGGTCAACCCCCGATGGCTCAGCAGATGCAGTCGCCCGCTGGCATTCCTCAGAGCCCCATGTTCCAGAACGCCAACCGGTCGCAGTCACCGGCCGTGTCTTCCGATACAAACTCTCCTGGCATGGGCAAGCGACGAACTCCCTCTCAGACTGGCCTGAGACGATCGTCCAAACAGGAGATCGACGGAGTGACTCCCATCGCAGCCCCCGCTGtccctccccctcctccagctgctccagaaacCATTTCTGGCTACAAGGATCCCTGTCTCCTTTTGGAGGGAACCTTTTCTTTCGATGATATCACCACTCCCGCGTTCCTGGACAAGCGTCGAACCTTTATTCCATCAATTATGCCCCGTGGTATGGACGCCGAGGTGATCAAAGATCTGTACGAGGAGCAGGTTAACAAGCAGATTAGTGATCGGATTACTGAGCTCAAGGAAGGTGATCTAGATGTGCCAGAGCTTGACGAGGAAGTCGACGAGGAGTCTGCTGACTCAACTGGTTCCGATGACACCACAGCACTAGACAACGCAATCGAGCTCAAATCACTGCAGTTAATCGACCACCAAAAGGCCTGGAGAGGCGATCTCCTTGCTGACACGTTCTACTTCAACTCTGTCGGTCTGGATCCCTACAACAAGATCTACTTCACACGTATGAAGAAGACTTCGCTCCAGGAAGCGTTCATGACCGAACAGTTTGGCACGCAGCAGCTCATGGAGCGCCAGCGACACGAGGTGCGAGTGCGGTCCGAGCAGCTCATCCACATCTGCAAGCACGCGCAGGACACAATCAACGCATCTCGTTCAAGACGACTACGACAGGCTCGTGTCGCCAAGGCATGTCAGAACTATCACGTGTTCACTGAGCGTGAGGAGCAGAAGCGAATGGAGCGAAACGCCAAGCAGCGACTGCAGGCTCTGCGGGCCAACGACGAGGAAGCCTAcatcaagctgcttgaCCAGACCAAGGACACGCGTATCACAGATCTACTGCGACAGACCAATACGTTCCTGGACTCGCTTGCGCAGGCTGTCAAGGaccagcagaagagcaacaacagcaacggCAATCACGTCGACTTTGGTCCTCAACAAGATATGGATGACGAGGATCCCGAcaaccagaagaaggccgacTACTATGCGGTTGCTCATCGAATCCAGGAACCCGTCAGCAAACAGCCCGATATGCTTGTGGGTGGTCAGCTTAAGGAATATCAGATCAAGGGTCTTCAGTGGATGCTCTCTCtattcaacaacaacctgAACGGTATCTTGGCCGATGAGATGGGTCTTGGAAAGACAATCCAGACGATTTCGCTCATTGCCTATCTCAttgagaccaagaagattcCTGGACCTTACCTGGTCATTGTCCCACTCTCCACGCTCACCAACTGGACGCTCGAGTTCGAAAAGTGGGCGCCTGCTATCAAAAAGCTCGTCTATAAAGGCCCCCCCATGGCCCGTAAGGCGCAGCAGAACGCTATTCGAGCCGGAGACTTCCAGGTACTGCTCACGACCTATGAGtacatcatcaaggaccGGCCTGTGCTGTCTCGAATCAAGTGGGTCCACATGATTATTGATGAGGGTCATCGAATGAAGAATGCGCAGTCCAAGCTGTCGTCCACCCTGACTCAGTACTACCACACCCGGTACCGACTCATTCTGACAGGTACTCCTCTCCAGAACTCGCTTCCCGAGCTGTGGGCCCTGCTCAACTTTGTGCTGCCCAAGATTTTCAACTCGGTCAAGTCGTTTGACGAGTGGTTCAATACCCCCTTTGCGTCTACTGGTGGCCAGGACAAGATGGATCTTTCCGAAGAAGAGACTTTGCTGATCATCAAACGTCTCCATAAAGTCCTCCGACCATTCCTTCTGCGACgtctcaagaaggatgtgGCCAAGGATCTGCCTGACAAGGTGGAAAAGGTGCTCAAGTGCAAGATGAGCGCTCTACAGTCCAAGCTGTACCAGCAGATGATCAAACACAATGTCTTGTTTATTGGTGAGGGTGTTCAGGGTGCTACAAAGACCGGATTGAAGGGTTTAAACAACCAGGTCATGCAGCTACGAAAGATTTGCAATCATCCCTTTGTgttcgaggaggttgaAGATCTGGTGAACCCCAACCGACTGACAAACGATAACCTGTGGCGAACTGCAGGTAAATTCGAGCTCCTGGACCGAATTCTGCCCAAGTTCAAGGCTGCAGGTCACCGTATTCTCATGTTTTTCCAGATGACGCAGATCATGGATATTATGGAAGATTTCATGCGGCTCAAGGGCTGGCAATACCTTCGACTTGATGGTGGAACAAAGTCCGAGGACCGATCCGGTCTGCTTGGGAAGTTTAATGCCCCCGACTCGCCCTACTTTGCCTTCCTGCTGTCCACTCGAGCCGGAGGTCTTGGTCTGAACTTGCAGACGGCCGACACAGTCATCATCTACGACACTGACTGGAACCCCCATCAGGATCTGCAGGCTCAGGACCGTGCGCACCGAATCGGTCAGACAAAGGAAGTGCGAATCCTGCGGCTTATCACCGAAGACTCTGTTGAAGAAAATATTCTCGAGAGGGCgcacaagaagctggatATCGACGGCAAGGTCATTCAGGCCGGTAAGTTTGATAACAAGTCGACAGcagaggagcaggaggcgTTCCTGCGAGGTCTGCTTGAGCGGGAGGAAAAGCAGAAGGAAAAGGGCGACGATGAcgtggacgacgaggagctcaacgagATTCTGGCTAGAAATGACGAGGAGCGAATCTTGTTTGCGCAGCTCGATGCGGAACGACACGCCACGTCCCAGTATGGCAAGGGCAAGATTGAAAGACTTTTCACTGAAGAGGAGCTGCCAGAGGCGTATAAGCGGGACATCAAGCTGGCTGTGGAGCCCATCAACACAGACCAATTTGGCCGTGGAGCCCGAGAGCGAAAGGTCTTGCACTACGACGATGGACTCACCGAGGAGCAGTGGCTCGAGGCTATCGACAATGACGTTGACATGGATGAGaccattgccaagaagcgGGCCGACAACAAGCGACGgcaggccaagaagagtGGTGCGGCCGCTGCAGCTGCGACTGCGTCTCCCctggacgagctggaggacctTGATTCTCCCGGAGTCAAGCGAAAGCGGTCTCGAAAGCAGACCAAGGATCCGATGATgcaggtggaggacgagcagcccaagaagaaggctcgGGGAAGGGGTAGACCCAAGGACACACTGACCCCCGAGGCTCGAAAGGCGCTGCTGGGCATCATGAAGACGCTGTACAACCACGTGTTGAATGTGGAGGACTCGACTGGCCGGGCCCGAATCAATCTGTTTTTGGAGCTACCCAGCAAGACGGACTACCCAGACTACTACATTCTCATTAAGCAGCCGATTTCGTGCGCCCAGATCTCGAAGCGAATCCAGAGCTCGTACTACCAGAGCCTGGATCAGTTTCTTGAGGAGTTTGCCCTCATGTTTGCCAACGCGAAGCAATATAATGAGGAGGGCTCGTTTGTGTACGAGGATGCAGTGGCGCTGCATAACGCGTTGTTGGACAAGGCCAGCACAATGGAGGGTGTGGAAAGTACGAGGGCgctgaaggaggagggccaGACTCAGTCTGGTACACAGTCTGGCCCCTCGTCTGCTTCTGGCCAGTCGGGCCAGTCTTCCGGACAGTCCCAGCAGGTGTCTCAGCCTCAGATTCCTCAGCAGGTGTCTCAGGTAGCCCAACAGGtgcctgctcctgctcctaCACCCCAAGTTGTGTCCCAGGCTGttcagcagcctcctcccCAGGCTGTTCAACCCGTGCAAGCCCAGCCAGCTGCACCTTCTCAGGCGATGCATCTGCCCCCCATGGACATGATGAATCTCCACAACGGCCAcggacagcagcagccgcaACAGCCAGCTGCACCCGCCCCCGGAATGCACCTCGGCGACATGAACTCTCCCGGGTTCGACTCCCGGTTCGACTTGCACCACGAACTCGGAGGCGGTATCCAGGAGGATATGCATCTGGACGAGTTTACTGACAACTACTTGGGCGATTTCACTACCATGGGAGGGTCCTTTGGAGTGGGTGACGATTATAAACACGAGTGA